Proteins from one Paenibacillus amylolyticus genomic window:
- a CDS encoding LCP family protein produces the protein MLKKWLWGTALTLALAVTGVLVYYGYSIVHFANSISTASGTSSNSSSSGNNSDSDTATTTIPKWEGQERVNILLLGGDSRGDDAGRSDSVMVASIDPVTKKAHLFSVLRDTYVAIPGHGKSRLNAAFSYGGAELTKQTVSDLLGIPIQHYVYTDFTGFMALVDAVGGIEIDVEKDMYYTSKADKHMYDIDLKKGLQHMDGKTALQYVRFRHDATSDFTRTERQRIFMTELAKKMQSTTSLFKIPDILEAIAPYIETDLSPTQMLKLASLGFDIRANEIDQQQIPPNKLLTNELVGSAQVLGVDVSKLQSYIQKLFEEDAASSESLSSDEQN, from the coding sequence ATGCTTAAAAAATGGTTATGGGGTACAGCCCTGACCCTGGCACTTGCGGTTACAGGTGTCCTTGTATATTACGGATATTCGATTGTTCATTTTGCCAATAGCATCTCAACTGCTTCCGGAACTTCATCCAACTCGTCCTCTTCAGGCAACAACAGCGATTCAGACACTGCAACGACAACGATTCCCAAGTGGGAGGGCCAGGAGCGGGTCAACATTCTGCTGCTTGGCGGTGACTCCAGAGGAGACGATGCAGGACGATCAGACTCCGTTATGGTCGCTTCCATTGATCCGGTAACCAAGAAAGCCCATCTATTCTCCGTACTGCGAGATACCTATGTCGCCATCCCCGGGCATGGCAAGAGCAGGCTCAATGCAGCATTCTCCTACGGAGGTGCGGAACTGACCAAACAAACCGTAAGTGATCTGCTCGGCATTCCCATTCAGCACTATGTCTACACGGACTTTACAGGTTTCATGGCACTCGTGGATGCGGTAGGCGGTATCGAGATCGATGTGGAGAAAGACATGTATTACACCAGTAAAGCGGATAAACATATGTACGATATCGATTTAAAAAAGGGATTGCAGCATATGGATGGCAAAACTGCCCTTCAATATGTTCGGTTCCGGCATGATGCCACCTCGGATTTCACCCGTACCGAACGGCAGCGAATCTTCATGACCGAACTGGCCAAGAAGATGCAGAGCACCACTTCGCTCTTCAAAATCCCGGATATCCTGGAAGCGATCGCTCCCTATATCGAGACGGATCTTAGTCCAACCCAGATGTTGAAACTGGCCTCCCTTGGCTTTGATATCCGTGCGAACGAGATAGACCAGCAGCAGATTCCACCGAACAAACTGCTTACCAATGAGCTCGTGGGTTCTGCTCAGGTGCTAGGTGTCGATGTAAGCAAACTCCAGTCCTATATTCAGAAACTGTTTGAAGAAGATGCTGCGTCCTCGGAGTCTCTATCATCAGACGAACAGAACTGA